Within the Fischerella sp. PCC 9605 genome, the region TGCTGTTCCATCTCGAAATTCGACTAAAGGATGAGGTTCAGCTGCTTCTCTCATCGCCGTGTTTGGTTCAATAGCAATTACACTAACACCGCGTTCCGCCAACAACCGTGAAGAAATTCCTGTACCAGCACCTATATCTGCTGCGACGAGTTGAGAGGGAGGTGCTAATCCTTCCAAGATTTTATCAATTGCTGCGGCTGGGTAACTTGGTCGGTATTTTACATAATCATCAACTCTGTCGGAGAAGCGAGTCAGGGGGTTGAGTGTGTGTAGAGGTGTTTCGGGGTTGGTTGTCATGGGTGTGAGGTAATAAACCGCAAACGTAAGAGAGGACGCACAGAGAATTGGAAGAGTGCGATCGCGCTATTTAAATCTACTATTTAAGTTAAGCCGTAAACCTTGATAAAAATTGACGAATAAATTCTGTTTAAATTGGCAAAATTCCGTATCTACTCTGAACATAGGTACTTGAACTTGATGATAATCTGTATTAATTTAAACATCATCTTATGGTTCAGTTGTATGTATTATGCAAAGTCTATATTAGATGGTGGTAGGATTGTTTGTGCTGATGATGCAGATTACTCCTTTTACCTAGAGGAGGGGCTGGTTTGTCTGGAATGCAATAGAGATGTTCATTTAAGAAACGGAAACGAAAAAAAAGCTCATTTTGCTCATCATAAAGCTGTTGATGAAAGTGATAGAGAATGCTCATTAAGAGTTACAGGCTATAGTCAAGATTGGAGTAGTTTAACTTTTGAAGGGAAAGGTCAAAGGCGAAAACTATTCCACAAATACTTTTTAAGTCTGCTCGCAATGAACTATCTCGATTTCTACACGACAATTAAAATTATTAGACATAAAATCAATATCATAAAATTAGAAGATATAACACAAAAATTATGCGATTATTTTTGTGATAATAAGGATATTTTAATACGTGAATGCCGTTATATAGCTGAGAAAAATTATGACAATAGCTTATTACTTCAAAAGTTAATTGCTTGCGAAGCTATAGATTACTTATGTGTACCATCTAGCAAAAGCTTGTTGGAGCAGTTAATTCATTACAGCATCTATAAATGTTTTGATTCCTTACCTCATGATTTAAATACTGCTCTAGCTCAAATTAGACCTGCTGATATTTGCCAAA harbors:
- a CDS encoding competence protein CoiA family protein, with the protein product MYYAKSILDGGRIVCADDADYSFYLEEGLVCLECNRDVHLRNGNEKKAHFAHHKAVDESDRECSLRVTGYSQDWSSLTFEGKGQRRKLFHKYFLSLLAMNYLDFYTTIKIIRHKINIIKLEDITQKLCDYFCDNKDILIRECRYIAEKNYDNSLLLQKLIACEAIDYLCVPSSKSLLEQLIHYSIYKCFDSLPHDLNTALAQIRPADICQKVKQIILETPWLSTFSQEVDRNIHSRVKSNLKSYALPQQHFKEKGLSSAIHDLLDTESDALPLFYDNFLNLKLYLDCLVIYLLFPNDLSRKNPIAKITDFHIDKLSKSIIIDWEFIAINLGINTDNYLKQYNKWQPEIEYFLRLKMKTNFPIKFNLISGSSLQKKKI